A segment of the Lycium ferocissimum isolate CSIRO_LF1 chromosome 10, AGI_CSIRO_Lferr_CH_V1, whole genome shotgun sequence genome:
ATGACTCAAGAATGAGACCTAGTggcattttaattttatgattcCCCTTCACCAATCCTCCCCCATTTACAAATTACGGAAAGAACCTCCTAATTGTAACAGAATAGTAGGGAGTTTAGTTTTATCTGCACAAGTTGCAAATATTGAACCCAAAATATTCATTATCGCATCAGAGATGAGGAAGTACCACCGAATTTGACAGTCTAATCTATAGGGCACAGGGTTAATTTTTTGGTGACACAAAGAAGTGTAGAAAGGCACCCCCTTAAGCTTCATCAACCCCATCACATAAAACTATATCTTAAGATGATGACCATCAAATTACAGGAATATGCAATGAAAAGGGGaattttatgggatggaaacAGAAAACCAATTTTTATTCTCAACCAACAGTAAAGAAATAAATAGATCTTACTCCAACTTCTGGATCTTCAATTCCCATATCCTTACAAAATGTCCTTGCAAATTCTTCAGGATCACTCTCAAAGTTGTTCAAGtcctgaaattattttttattgtctTTGTATTAGCAACAAATGAGGCAGAATAGTTGTAAAAATCAGAATATATCATGAATGGGACATCCAACTTTTTAGTTAAACCTACCCAGAAAAAATGGTCCTTGATAACTGTGTGATTTACTCGGAGATCAAGCTGGATAAACCCggaaaagaaagggaaatagATAAATACAAGTACCTAATTCTAATGATGAACTACAGAAGTAGTGACCACCAAAGTCAGTAAGATATGTCTCTTGcatcgtaatttttttttgggggtgaaTAATCTTTCAACATAGTGTTATAAATATCAACCAAAACAACTGCGCCAAACCTTGATAGGAACAACTCTCTCGCCAGTGTGCATATCTTGTCCTTCGTAAGACCGAAATTCTGTCAATTGCGACTACAAAATTGGAAGTAGAGACGCCAATAAGAAACTAGTTGCAGGAAataacaggaaaaaaaaaaaaaggatgtaTCCTAAGCAATCATTTCGCAACAGAGGTCCACAGACATTAGAGCAATAACCAGTTTCTATCTAGAAAATACATAGAGTTGAACATTagtaaaataagaaattgaaagattttgttgaaattgtttgtttggaaatttcccaaaaagctaATCCTAAGTTCTTCTCTCCATCGGAACAATAGGGCCGCTATGGAACAGCAGACATAAAGGGATTTTGTTTTATCAGTAAACAAGAAACAACCAGAATTAGAAATTTATAGCCAAAGGATTTAACGGAAAATGTTGTCAAATAATATTTATCAGCCAAAGGACCTACATGCTATGCCACAGGTGAGTTTAGACAAAAGCTTCTACATCGATGGAAGAATAACTATCGACATTTCTCCAAATTATACTGTCCTGTAATATTCTAAAGACTAATGTTTACATCTTATAAACAATCTTTTGGGCCTTTAATACAGAAGTCAGTTGTCAGTTACTCAACCAATTAGCTATGCAGTTTTCATCCACATTAGCTCACATGCCTTGGCAAAGACGAGCATTACATGGGCAGTACATAATGTCTTTTAccaaatttcatttcaacagCATTCATCACTAAAACATGATATCATAATAATTAATgatttagggtgtgttcggtatggaggaaaatgttttcctggaaaatgtgttcttggaaaataagtgaatttttacttattttctcatgttcggttgggtagtggaaaataagtgaatttcttacttattttctcatgttggtagaaaacatttttcggaAAATCTCACCCATGCCCCACCAACCCCACCaccccataccacaccaaccccctcacccaccccaccccaccccaccacccactACCAACTACCCAAcctccaccacccaccccacccaaCCCCCAACCAAATCCCACCCCCCACCTAATCCTGCAAcacacttcatcttcacccaccccaacaccacaccaccacccacccctcccaaattttctacttcattttattttacttttattaaaaaaaaataagaatttttttcttatccACCCCACAACTACAACCCACCCTCACCACCACCCCCACACTAAATATAACCACGCAAACTTTCcgtttttataaattttttataaaggtaaaattaaatatgaagtagaaaattcggGAGGGGGTATGGCGTGCGGGTTGGGGGtagtggtggtggggtggggagTGGTGGATGGGGGAGGTGCGTGGGGTTATGGGAGTTGTTGGGGTTTGGTGGTTGGGGGTTGAGTTGGGGGTGTAAGTGGTTGGGGCTTCAATCGTGGACTTGTTTTCCCCAATttgattagggaagtcattttcccatttttaaggaactagttttcctaaagaaaatgttttccaaaaattttgaccaaacgaacatgagaaagttggaaaatgttttccttcacaccgaacacacccttagtgTTTTTTTAATAGTTCTCAAATTAATCACAATTGTACCATCTGACAATGATCAGCAAAACATAAATCAAGTAATGCTGGCAAAGCGAAGAATGGCCTGCATTAAAATGCTTCAAGGATTAAAACTTGTAAAGTTTCTTTCAGTGTTGTCAAACATGCCCTAAAGCGAATTCaaaacattttccggaaaatgttttcttttcatcatTAAGGCtttaagacatacttttccttgcaaATGAGCCTTCTTGAAAAGATGACACTCAAATTAATCTTTATTGTAAcatttttatagtttttttgtccatatatttgttattcatgcttattattatttgtcttggattaatatatatatatatttgtagttTTGCAATtgcttttttcattaaagcgaAGTTGATTTTGCTTTGCATTAAAATGCTTAGAgctttttgcgcttttcgcttttgataaagTTTCTTTCCAAAAACACTAAACAAACCAAAGAGAAACAGGACAAAAGCTAACATTCTCTCACAAAGTGCTTTGACACAGTTTGTCCAATCTTAGAACAAACAAACCAAACCCCCTTCCCAAACCAAATATTTACACAAAAGAAGGCCAATATGACATCTAGAGGATTCTACACtatcttttcatttattttcttttcttgtccCAACAGTTATGGCAATTTCAATCCGCCTTTTTACCAAAAATGCTTGGCCTGTTGTGAAGCAGGATTTGATAAGCTCTCAATCACTTTCATCAATTTTGTTTAGGATTAAGCCAATACCATTGATCCATCTAAAATTATCAGCCTGTCCCAGACACGCATGCATCATGATCTCAATATCTGGAGATATTCCCGATTCTCTTTTAAATCAAAGCAAGCTAGCTTCTcctaaagcaactcccaaatgtCTCAAAAGGAGGAATAAAATGTCCTGCCtctaaaaggaaaaacaaagaattaaaaaataaatgtttCATCCGTATGACTCTGAAGTAACACAAATGTCTCACTATTATGGAGGAGTAGTTTGACTTTCTCCATGCTTTTATGCTCCCTGAACTTGCAGGCATGTGGTCAATTAACAAATCGCACCAGTTTGACAACCAATGATAAATCTGTATATGCTGGTTCCCAGGAGAATGATATCGACTTCCCGGAAACGTAACATGTTAACCCTCACGGAAGTCATCACTAAAAGTCAGTTTCCTTTCATGTCTAGCAATAAAGGCAGTAGGTCAATTTCACAACTTTCAAGGTTCAAGATGCAATGTATACACTGAAATGGACTTAGATTTAGTTAAGGATGCCAGGTATGCAagatcatctttttttttttttttttttttaatgacactGGTATCGAGGCCAGTTTGCGCACACCTCGACTATTCCATCGGTACCTGCTACCCCACCCCAACACAGGTACCAGGTACTCTGCCACCAAAGCTTAGGCAAATAGGAAGAATCACCTCCAGTTTTTTCAATGCGAGAGAATCTCTTTGGAAGGTGATGACGTTGTTTGGACTAGAAATTCCTTGTCAATACAGAAGATTGTCCAAATTTGGGCACGTAGGGACAGGAGAGAAAATTTTGAGTTCAGCATGTATAAATAAAATTctaagacaaaaagaaaagcatTCCAGAACAGACATTATCAGTGATCTCAAATAAAGTCAAAATATCGGGCCACGGAACTTTTAATAAGGCTGGTTGATTTGAACCGGCGAGGAGAAAagtatccccccccccccaaaaaaaaaaaaacccaaaaaaaaaaaaaaaaaaaaaaaaaaaatcaatcaattGCAAATTATCCGATTAAGCAGGAAAAACTATGATGAAATTGTGCATGCATGGTCTGATTAAGACTTCTTATAAATTACTTGAATGGATTGAGCAATCTGAGTGATAAAAGCAGGAGGAAGTTTCAAATCCTTCACAGTTCTCTTCGCAAACACCACCACCTCTGAGTCGGGATCTGTAATTAAGAAGTTCAAAGAGGGACAACAGCTCAGTTCAAGATGCATTAAGTAAACTCCAATTTTTCCCTCTTTAAAAGTGATCAGCAGAACCATTCGCCAAATAGACAGTATATATGGCTTTGTATATGAACATGGGAAAAGGCATAGTACAAACACTATCAAAACTCAGAGTTCGCAGAGGTTTCAAGCAATCTTTTGCCAGAACATAAGCTTTATAATTACTCTCTGCTTTTCAAGAGAGCACTCAGCAAAGCTATATTGAAGGGATCAGGCGTCCTACTACGACGACTATATCCAATCCTGATCACACCATCGAATCCCTTATAAAGGACCTTAGTGTGCCAATTTTTCCTTTAAAGTCTTCGGAGCACTATAAAGTCACCTGGAAATAGTTCGGTAGTGTCTAAAATAGAAAAGCTATGCACCGAAATTCTGTTGTTTGCCTGCTATTTTCAAGATATTGCCTTCCATAAGAACTTATCTTTAGTAGCTTAGACGTACATTCAATGTTGTAGCGCCTCCCAGATACAAAACCAAATATAAATTTCGCTAGTTTTGTATCCCTTACCTTGCCTGGAACTAATTAATGATTCTTGATCATTGTAATGAGTaactataattttctttttgacgGTAAAGGTTAGCTGTGGTAGCATTCAGCATTTAGAATAAAAGATTTGAACTTTTATTGGCAGCCAATACTAATTAAAAGCATCAAATATGGGTGCAAGAAAACAGTTATCTACTAACTAGGGTCCAACGCAAAAGCATGAAATTGTTTGCATATTGCTGTACCATCGTTTCTATGGAGGTTAAAACCaagcaaaataagaaaataaaatcttaCCATTTGGGTTCCAACTAAAAGCATCCCTAAATCTTTGACCATCAATTTCGATGTCCAGACGGATAGGAACAAGATTCTCAGATGTTGGACtgtaatatgcatatatttttgGTTAAACATTAGGAACAAATCATTTCTTATACCATCACATATTTgtataaaaatgaaagaaagagaaagatgaaCAAGGCTGTTACATCTTGAACTTCACCGGGTTCTTCAGTGAGCCCCATGCCGAATGTGGTTTCATCAATGCTTCTTTTTATCTGAAAACAAAAACAATCTATCTGGCTAAAATGTTCTTCCACACACCAATTGCAATATAACTACCGTAGGTAGACACAGCTTTATgtgtgttttgaaaaataaaccgACTGGGCGTTTGGACATAAGGTCTAcctacactctaccctccccaaatcCCACTTGTGCGGATTACACTGGGTAGTATGTTGCTGCGTTTGGACATAACAAGAAGTgaaatttgaagggaaaaaaagtaGTAACcggaaaaaagttgaaaaaatggtatttggaaattggagttgtgtttggacatgaatataacttggaaAAATGTTGAATTTTTGTGATAATTCTGTGTCCAAACATGATTACAGAAAAGAATTCCGGTAGAAGTATAAATTatccatggccaaacgggcgCTTATATATGTAATTGCAACATGGACATTGAGGATTGATATAGCCGACTCCAACTTGCTTAGGATTGAGCCTTATTTGTTATTGTTTAGCAAATGGGAATGCAACTTGTTAAGATCACAATGAGCAATTAAGAAGAGtaaaggcttttttttttttttttttaccatatttATGCAGGGACAGCAAACACGAAAAGTTGTCACCTAATTCACAGTTGCTATTTTGCCACTATACTAATATTTAGGGCTTCTTTTTTTAACTGAGTATAAAAATCTGGATATAGAAGGTTACCTGCAAGTCGATGTCGCGAGAAGGAAATAGCCGAGGGCGTTGCCGGATAAAAGAAAGATCAGGTTTGGCTAGTAAGGAATTTGGCTTTTCCGTTTGAAAAAAAGGGTAATTTCACAAATATACAATTTGCTTGCTCGCTTgcaaaaaaaatagatcaaaaCTTATAAGCTTTGGCCCAAAAACACTTATACACATCTCATGATTATTTTAGTTATATTATTACCCTAATTAATATGTAGCgtcattatttttaaaaaattagtatAAATTACAATACCCCAATACGTGGATTATTGTAGTCAAACATTTACACATtactattattatatatattttactattatatataagagggaatgtaggacttttgtagtcctcacaataatttcccaaatttttaaaaactttttcattaattacttttatgttctaattttatttatttaagtcaatttttttattttttgtttttaactCCGCTAAAGCACTTTTCAAAAGCCTACATCGCGCTAAAATTTCGCACTTTTGTAGtctccttacaataattttcaaatttttttaaaattttttaattaattattttcccaaaacaaatcttatttatttacgtcaattttttgtttttgtttttaaatcatacttttcaaaagctatcgaacctcctacctcatttttcacgttctttgattttacgattggtgctcgataggTAGAGCTCAATTAATCCATGATAATTCGCACCGCATCGCGGATTGTTATCCGCGCTTcccctccaaagatttttttccatatccatgtttgAACCCTAATGTTTGAATTAAgagtcattagctttacgttatttatcgcacaagttaaattatgtatttgtcttaaaagttcattaactatgtatagattatttatttagaattaaataacttaaaatta
Coding sequences within it:
- the LOC132034139 gene encoding chromatin structure-remodeling complex protein BSH isoform X2; amino-acid sequence: MKPHSAWGSLKNPVKFKIPTSENLVPIRLDIEIDGQRFRDAFSWNPNDPDSEVVVFAKRTVKDLKLPPAFITQIAQSIQSQLTEFRSYEGQDMHTGERVVPIKDLNNFESDPEEFARTFCKDMGIEDPEVGPAIAISIREQLYEIAIQSVASAKESRAIKKGRRGTEHLSANKTGLPALDLVKLFGIRSSVVRKRRDWDVYEPIVDILSNEEVDALEAREERIAR
- the LOC132034139 gene encoding chromatin structure-remodeling complex protein BSH isoform X1, which translates into the protein MKPHSAWGSLKNPVKFKIPTSENLVPIRLDIEIDGQRFRDAFSWNPNDPDSEVVVFAKRTVKDLKLPPAFITQIAQSIQSQLTEFRSYEGQDMHTGERVVPIKLDLRVNHTVIKDHFFWDLNNFESDPEEFARTFCKDMGIEDPEVGPAIAISIREQLYEIAIQSVASAKESRAIKKGRRGTEHLSANKTGLPALDLVKLFGIRSSVVRKRRDWDVYEPIVDILSNEEVDALEAREERIAR